The following nucleotide sequence is from Malania oleifera isolate guangnan ecotype guangnan chromosome 4, ASM2987363v1, whole genome shotgun sequence.
AGAAGAAAAGGTAAAGATGACATTAAAATTATCCACTTAATTTCTGGTGCCTAATCCTAGCCATGGATCTGAATTACTTCAATTTGAATAAACTCAAACAGCATTCAACCTAAGCACAAGCCAAAGCCATCTCCCTTAATGTCAAATACCTACCAATTTAACATTGAAATACATCAAAATGCCAATGAATGCTGGCACATAATATAAAGCATAAACAATATTAAACAACCAAAAAACTGATCATAACTTGATCACCAGTCAGGTTGCAGACACCAGCACATATTCTACCCATTACAATCAGATGATGTTCCCAGCAATCTGAAAGCATTTACTAACGAAAATCCCAACCCAAGCCCACTTATTTTGAGCCAGTtagtaacccaaaaaaaaatataaagtatGCAAGTTAGAAAAAGAATACAAAACTTCAGTTTAAGAAATGTAATCACTAATCGGTGCAAAATATTCCGATGCTACATCTGCGGGACTGGGGAGGATGTATGTATGCAGTCTTTTAGTGCTCATTCTTATTCCCATGCCATATCAAGCATCAATTTCTGTTTTTTCATATGACGTATCAAATAGAATCACGAGAATTAGAGGTGGCATCAATAAAGGCCAAGAATGAGGGAAAGTTCCATCAACTGCAAAGCATATGAATAAATTCTTTGCATGCTAGATACAAGATTTTTTTTGGAGTGTTAGATTAAGAACAAAGGGGCCTTATAATCCTTTAATGGGGGTATTATGGCTTATAAATAAACTAGATTATATTTCTGATACCATCAAAGGAACTAATATTAATTCATATTATCATAGTCCCAACAAAAGTTAAAGATTTTTTGGAGGAACAGAATCAATAAACTCTTAGAACAGGTGCCTGGCAGGGGGAGAGGGGGTGGGGGCAGAATGACAAAAGTGCGCAGCCActtaagaaaaacaaaaacaagtatTAAGATGAAGATGAGATCACAAGAATCCGAAGACAAGTCAATTAGTTAGAGACATCCGTATCgactacaactctctctctctctctcactctctctctctattgcaTGCTctcacacatgcatacactatgTGAACCACACCCATGTATAAATACGTAGAAATTTATCTATGTAGGCATCATTAAAGAGTGGATTGACATATCAATCTTTCGGAATCTCAACAGACAATAAAAAAtctaaaacataaatttataaacCATACCCTATAACCTATCATCCTATACCCATATAAAGATAGAGCAGGCATAGAGAAAAACGTACCAATAAATGATAAATGCACACATAAACTTGTTCATCCATAAGTATGCACAATGAATACATGCATGCCAACATGTAAAATACATCAACAAACTGTAGAAGGATAAAGTGCAGAAAAACAATGTACTGCCAGGGAGTTCATATTATCCAGTGATAAAAATGAGTGCAGCTGCATTAGAATACAGAAAAATATACTTACAGTGTCCAACTTCTACAGTGATTCTTTGCATGTTGACTTGTTGTGCCCAGTACCTTTGCACCTACTGCACTGAAGTTGACGTTTGACTACTTCTTGTGATCCAAATCGCTTAGTAGTGGGCCGGCCTGGTGGACGGCGAGTAGGAGGAGGAGTAACAGTCACTGCAACTTGAGAAGTATCCTTTGGCAAAGATCTGTCTACGTTTGGAATAGGATGTATTGACTCTGAATATGTCAATCTGTAGCTCTCAGTTGTTAAGTATCTCAAACAATAATCATATGAGCTTCGGCCAACGCAACTAATGACAGCAATTGCATGACAACAAGGCAGACCAGTATGCTGCCAAGCTTTGCAAGTACAGTCCCAGCGATCAATATCAACTTCTTCAACAGAATCACCACGAACCTCAAATGTGCTGCCAGCTGAAAGTAACACTTGAAGGGAATGAACTTTCAACCCTTCCTTTTCTAGCTTTTCCTCCATGGATGGAGTTAACCTTGTTAGCCATTCATTGGAATCTGTCCCGCGTTGATAAATCAACTCCATAATTTTACCCCGTATAACATCAACCATCTGTGTTATTGGTAGCTCATGTGCATCAGATGCCCAACCATAAAAGAGTTCCCCAAAGTTTGATGTCATATGATTATACCTTGCACCCTGAAAGAATGCATTTGCCCAATGTGAAGGCTCGCTTTGTATCACCCAATTGTAAGCTTCTGGTGAAATACTTTTGATGCTCTCGACACACTTTTGGAAGCCTTCAACCTTAGGTGCATAAGCAGCTTCATAAAAATCCTCAATAAGGAGACGCTTCACCTCATGTGAAAACTGCCCCTTCAAGTCCCTAATAAGCTGTTCTGTAAGGTAGCGTAGACAATAGCCATGGTATGGACTCTCACATATCTTGGCAATTGATTCCTTTAACCCCTTCTCTCTGTCAGCTACAAAAGTTATAGAACGACACGATGGCAGCGCAGATTTCAGTTGAAGTAAAAACCAACGCCAGTTATCTTCAGTTTCAGCGTCTACTACAGCGAAAGCAACTGGAAAAACACCATCATCCCCATCTACAGCTGTAGCAGCCAGCAATGTCCCCTGGTATTTTGACTTCAAGGGTATGCTATCAAGGAAAAGAAGAGGCCGGCAACCTTGCTGGAAGCCATACAGTGAGGCGTGAAATGAAACAAAGAGTCGATGGAAGCTTGAGTCTTCCTTGGTGGTGAAAGTAGCAAAACTGCCTGGATTTGTCTCAATTATCCTCTCGCAAAAAAAGGGCAACTGATTATATGCCTCTTTGTATGAACCCTGAAGCTGCTCCTTTGCAATCTCTTTTCCACGCCATGCCTGAAAGTAATTCAGTTGAACACCATACTGCTGTTTGATGTCATTTACAATATCCTTGGGCTTGTAATTTGGGAAAACCTTCAACTTCTCCTTAACAATGCTTGCAACCCAACTCCTTGTAGCCTGATACCCAGTTGTTACAACAGCCCCTTCACATGTATGGGTTGCATTCATTTTCTTAATACAAATTAATTGAGTTGTTGACAACCTTGATGCATGAATTCTCCATGGACAACCTTCTGCTTTGCATTTAACAGTAACACGATGACTGTCATTCTTTTTATACCTAAAGGCAAACTGGTGGGCAATGGCATATTTACGCAGTGCTTCACGAAACTCATGAACACCACTAAATCTCTGACCAACACCTGTAATAGTGTTCTGCCATTGCTCTGCCGCTTTAACATGCTTATCGTCATTCAAAATGTCAATAGGAATAACAGGAGAAATGTCAACAGGTATATTGATATGATCATCCACATGAGCAGTATCATCTACAACATCCAGAGGGGCAATTATTGGGTTATCAGGATGGGTTGTACCCTCCATGACATCATCACCAACGCCAAGAGGGGCATCGACCAGAACCACAGCTTCAGACAATGTCGTTCTACTTGACCTGCAAAGTTAACGGTTCCCAAACTTTCACCCAAAGAAGTCCAAAGATAGTAATTTCATCCTAGATTAGACCAGCAAGAGAAATACCTACTGGCAGGCATATTTGAAATGTCAGGGGTGACGATTTCTTCCATCATGATGTAGATATCGACAGTGGTGGAATCTCCATGAAACTTTATCGTGCGTTTCAGGTCCTTGTCATTTGAAATTGTGATGAGGGTTTTCTTGTTTCCAGGGAGGAAGTATTTGATAGACATGGTGTCAATGCTACAATTAAACATTTCTGCTATCTCCATCTTGAACTCATTAAAGTTCATTTGGTCATCGATATCAATTGCATGAGCATCCCCACCCCTATAAGATAGTGAACCATCTTTATCTGTCTCAAATTCGCCCCCTGACTGACATATAGCTATAATTTTCTTCCCAGCCATGGTCTGCCACTGTAATGAgagtaaatatatataaataaagtagATAAATTGTATCAGAATTATATGCACACTAACCCTACTCTGCAAGTTCAGTAGCATTCAAATCAGTAGGCATTGGAATTCAACCATTTTGCTCAAAAAAGTATATTTGTTCTCCTACTCCTTCACTGAACCACTGAAATTTCAGGGAAAAAATGAGTTCTATACTTGGTTTGTACAATTGTCCCATTAAAAGTACATTTATCcccaaatttatgaaaatatgaggcCATTTAACAAACAACTCGAAACCTGCCATGCAATGCAAGCAACAATCTCTGTTTGTTGGCTACAGAAAACATATAGGGAAGAATGAGAGCAAATTTTTATTCGTTTAAAAGAGAGAGTAAAACAAACCCAGCTGAAGtgagaattttatttatttatttatttatttaggctATATGAATCATAATAGTCAAAAGCTTTTATATTCTTTTCTATTCCTCAGTACTAAGTGTGAAAGCCAAAAAAataattatccaaaaaaaaaatccagaaaATTAAATTCGAATTAATCAAATAGATATGTGCCAAAGCCAACTCAGAATCTGcgcaaaaccaaaacaaaaaaactaCCAAGAAACCCCAAGTTGTTAAATGACAAAATTTTCCGAAAAAAAAAACTAACCCTAAGATTGCAAAAGAAGCGCTAATATATTAAAAGCTCTTACCTTTAAGATTAAGAATCGATGGAGACGCGTTCGCAATCTCTAATTTGTGTAGGTATTGTCTGCCTAAGTCCAAACAAAGAAGGAGAAATAGGGTGAAGATGAAGGCCTCTAATGGAAATATGAATGCGTTTCCATGGAGGTACTCGTACGCAGCAGCTAAGTTCCGAGCATTGGCGCGCCGGAACGACGACGTTTCATAGTGCGCAAGCCAGACAGCTAAAGGGACAATGACCCCCACCGGCGCCGGGAACCTGAACCCTCCCTCGCCTTTTATACCTCTCCAACTCTTCGTCTTGTCTACCATTGGATAGACATGTTTTGAGAAATCCTTCCTTTTTTTATTCTTTACctttatttctccaaaattatataatatcaaattatgtaataaattattattattattattattattattagccatGGGCGTGTTTTACGGCTTTCtatttttaaactttttaaataattattaaaataaaaaaaatatataatatagagaTAAGATAGTTATAACGatcttttgaaataattataagtagttttaaacttttaaataattattaaaataataaaaaaaatataatataaagatAAGATAGTTATAAGGatcttttgaaataattataagtagttaaaaggataaatttgacataattataagggtattttagAAAAGTCGTGGGTAATTAAAGGagtattttcaaataattactggtagttatagggataaatttaaCATTTTCAAAAGATGACACCAAACAGGAAAATCTCTTTTATAATAGTATAGATTAGGGGTAAGCAAACCGAATCGAATtgaataatattaaaattatttattaaaaacaaaaaaaaaaatgattgataTATGGAGCATGAACAGCAAATTGAAATATTCCATAAAATCTGAAAATCAGTTGAGTAAAGTTCTTCCAAAACCTAAATGACGGAAGGTGGAACCGTGGAAGCCGAAGTCTGAACTCCGAAGGGGAAGATTGGATCTAAAATTGAAATCATCGAGTCATCGTCGTTGCCGATTGTCTGTGAGGGGTAGGACTGTACATGGTTCGGTGCGGTTCGGTTTTGGCCAGAACCAAAAATCGAGCCGAAATTTTCAGTTTTGGGATTTTCGAACCGAAATCGAAACTGAACCAAAATTATTctttaattgaaaaccgaaaatgtGATGATTCGGTTGCGGTTTTTTGGTTTTAAAccgatttttttacaaaaaaaaaaaaacctttatttttcataaaattgttaaaaatttattgagcattttaattttttatagggactcataattttaacaaaataaaatctattgggcacttttaacaaaaataacctctatttttcataaagttcttcaacatttattgagaatttttattttctatagtagCTATATGACTATATTGCATGCTGTATTTTTACtagccatattatatatatatatatatatatatatatatatatatcttatataaataAGTTTTTCGATTTTTTTCGGTTTGGTTTCAACATAAAATCGAAACCGAAACCAAAACTGAacatattatttttgaaaaccgCAACTGAAACCGAAAAATGAAAAACCgaatggtttatggttttggctCGATTTTCTGTTTTTCTGTAATTTTTGTACAACCCTAGCGAAGGGAAGATTCGAAGACTCGATTACTCAAAGAGGGAAGGGAAGAGGCCAAGCGGGAATGCAGGGAAGAGGGAAGAGCCGAAGACTCGATCTATCGCTCACTTGAACTCTTGAAGAAGGAACAAGGAAGGGAAGAGCTGAAGAGGCCAATGGCAAGAGGGGAGAGGGAAAGGGAACTGCTGTGACATCGTGAGTCGCCTGCCAACGCCGAATTGAAACTCCAGTACCCGAACGCCCGAACTTTCGAGTGCCGAGTGTGAAGACGCCAAATTTGGCCTTTAGGAACCCTAGCCTTCTGCCTTCCTATTTCCTAAACACAATAAAGCATAAAAAATTAAACATATTACATTAATTTACATATATGAGAAtatcatataatttatattaatatttaattattaattagaatttcaggaaattcgattaaccgaattaaaatttcCCATATCTGAATACCTGAAACATTCGTATTCAGAAACCGAACGAAATTGACTCATATATTAACTGAACCAAATTGACCAAACTCGATCAGTTAATTCGCTTAATTCGATTAAACCCagattatgctcacccctagtatagattattattactcttattattactattgttattatgaATAGTAAATTAGTCAACTCCTCCAAACACTCTATGAACTATCTATGACATCCAATTGCACCAGACACAAGAAAGGCATAATTATAGCCCCTAGGGCGTAGCTCAGGTGGTCGAACGAATTCCGagtgtgcctctcacgaggtcagcaatgcgcctcccgggttcgattcctcCCCTGGGCTCCTGGTTTACCCTCctcgtggtgatgtggggccGGATCCACGGGGCATGGGATTAGTCACTGgccggtgcgacggaccgtaaaacggacgtcgttgacggtagGTGGATACCCGGACGTACCCAAAAAAAGAAAGGCATAATTATAATTTAggatattattttatattaaaaaattaaatattaaagtaGCATCTTTATTTTTGTGCACATATTTAATATGAGATCTAATTCAATAGTAAGAGTATAGTTTTGCATCTGTCATTAGTACCAAGTGGACACCATTTCAACTAATAAAGCATGTTGAAACACATCCCAACCTCTTTTGTTGTTCAACTACTATCTTAA
It contains:
- the LOC131154413 gene encoding uncharacterized protein LOC131154413; protein product: MAGKKIIAICQSGGEFETDKDGSLSYRGGDAHAIDIDDQMNFNEFKMEIAEMFNCSIDTMSIKYFLPGNKKTLITISNDKDLKRTIKFHGDSTTVDIYIMMEEIVTPDISNMPASRSSRTTLSEAVVLVDAPLGVGDDVMEGTTHPDNPIIAPLDVVDDTAHVDDHINIPVDISPVIPIDILNDDKHVKAAEQWQNTITGVGQRFSGVHEFREALRKYAIAHQFAFRYKKNDSHRVTVKCKAEGCPWRIHASRLSTTQLICIKKMNATHTCEGAVVTTGYQATRSWVASIVKEKLKVFPNYKPKDIVNDIKQQYGVQLNYFQAWRGKEIAKEQLQGSYKEAYNQLPFFCERIIETNPGSFATFTTKEDSSFHRLFVSFHASLYGFQQGCRPLLFLDSIPLKSKYQGTLLAATAVDGDDGVFPVAFAVVDAETEDNWRWFLLQLKSALPSCRSITFVADREKGLKESIAKICESPYHGYCLRYLTEQLIRDLKGQFSHEVKRLLIEDFYEAAYAPKVEGFQKCVESIKSISPEAYNWVIQSEPSHWANAFFQGARYNHMTSNFGELFYGWASDAHELPITQMVDVIRGKIMELIYQRGTDSNEWLTRLTPSMEEKLEKEGLKVHSLQVLLSAGSTFEVRGDSVEEVDIDRWDCTCKAWQHTGLPCCHAIAVISCVGRSSYDYCLRYLTTESYRLTYSESIHPIPNVDRSLPKDTSQVAVTVTPPPTRRPPGRPTTKRFGSQEVVKRQLQCSRCKGTGHNKSTCKESL